From the Rhodococcus sp. NBC_00297 genome, one window contains:
- the sepX gene encoding divisome protein SepX/GlpR codes for MPNSVIWIGLVAIWLFVLVPMVVKSRPRIRRTTDVALATRVLHRGGARLRVDPGPAAGHRSDPDWRPSDDDLHSTDSLSEDPMETQHGHESDEHVDEYFSEDFVPQRRGRGGFDPEADAIARAARYAFRQRTVLGSVFVIAMSAALGFLASPIFWWVFAVTIVGLSSYLFYLRRQVRIEEDIRRRRMQRLQRSRLGVESSTDPELKLTPERLRRPGAVVLEVDDEDPAFDHLEHYDEHVGDSHLDVRMRRAAGE; via the coding sequence GTGCCCAATTCGGTGATCTGGATCGGCCTCGTCGCCATCTGGCTGTTCGTGCTCGTGCCGATGGTGGTGAAATCGCGCCCGCGCATCCGCCGCACCACCGACGTCGCGCTCGCGACACGGGTCCTGCACCGGGGTGGAGCACGGCTCCGCGTCGATCCCGGCCCCGCGGCAGGGCATCGCAGCGACCCCGACTGGCGCCCGTCCGACGACGACCTGCACTCGACCGACTCGCTTTCGGAGGATCCGATGGAGACCCAGCACGGCCACGAGAGCGACGAGCACGTCGACGAGTACTTCTCGGAGGACTTCGTGCCGCAGCGACGCGGCCGCGGCGGCTTCGATCCCGAGGCCGACGCCATCGCCCGCGCCGCCCGCTACGCGTTCCGTCAGCGCACGGTGCTCGGCTCCGTGTTCGTCATCGCGATGTCTGCAGCGCTGGGATTCCTTGCGAGCCCGATCTTCTGGTGGGTCTTCGCCGTCACCATCGTCGGGCTGTCGTCCTACCTGTTCTACCTCCGCCGCCAGGTGCGCATCGAGGAGGACATCCGTCGTCGTCGTATGCAGCGTCTGCAGCGCTCGCGCCTCGGTGTCGAGTCCAGCACCGACCCGGAGCTCAAGCTCACTCCCGAGCGCCTGCGTCGTCCTGGCGCCGTGGTGCTCGAGGTGGACGACGAGGACCCGGCGTTCGACCATCTCGAGCACTACGACGAGCACGTCGGCGACTCCCACCTCGACGTCCGCATGCGCCGCGCAGCGGGGGAGTGA
- a CDS encoding 8-oxoguanine DNA glycosylase OGG fold protein, which yields MTTTPALPEACLAWCSTRSYEYDVLGDLAEIDLDWWNSRLTSARIPVRVRARGQDGDVVETGTGFLRRGDLQTIGSGCDLTTVYHCAAWLVGHRDRDRARRFPDARDLEEPAGDRRLHGVRQALDECRRAPALIDVGPHRDWSGWPRATGFGRVPMSLYVWAIGSENMLHRPQLLDQQALSELVHLGWVDNPSVSAMTVRRYLDYCEVLDEWARLGRVRPELVEMWLVRSWRIRRETPSPFLDEFRDAL from the coding sequence ATGACGACGACGCCGGCGCTACCCGAAGCGTGCCTCGCGTGGTGCAGCACCCGTTCGTACGAGTACGACGTGCTGGGTGATCTCGCGGAGATCGACCTCGACTGGTGGAACAGTCGTCTCACGAGCGCGCGCATCCCGGTGCGGGTCCGCGCCCGAGGTCAGGACGGAGACGTCGTCGAGACCGGCACCGGGTTCCTGCGGCGCGGCGATCTGCAGACCATCGGGAGCGGGTGCGATCTGACCACCGTCTACCACTGCGCCGCATGGCTCGTCGGTCATCGAGACCGAGACCGCGCTCGCCGCTTCCCCGATGCGCGGGACCTCGAGGAGCCGGCCGGCGACCGTCGGCTGCACGGTGTTCGGCAGGCACTGGACGAGTGCCGCCGCGCGCCGGCGCTCATCGACGTCGGTCCGCACCGGGACTGGTCGGGCTGGCCGAGGGCCACGGGATTCGGGCGCGTTCCGATGTCCCTGTACGTGTGGGCGATCGGGTCGGAGAACATGCTGCACCGCCCGCAACTCCTCGACCAGCAGGCGCTGTCGGAACTCGTGCACCTGGGGTGGGTGGACAATCCCTCGGTGTCGGCCATGACCGTGCGGCGCTACCTCGACTACTGCGAGGTGCTCGACGAGTGGGCGAGACTGGGCCGCGTACGGCCCGAGCTCGTCGAGATGTGGCTGGTGCGGTCGTGGCGGATCCGACGGGAGACGCCGTCGCCGTTCCTGGACGAGTTCCGCGATGCGCTGTGA